In Bacillus cytotoxicus NVH 391-98, the following are encoded in one genomic region:
- a CDS encoding YkyA family protein, which yields MKYNKIAIVTALSTILLAGCFGPKPEEELYVAFENAAKQEKTMFEDAKKLEAMEKEGQALYTQIVQEGKDNNQAVKEKLTQAIKNTEERGKIINKEKEALKKAQEEMKSVDKYVKKIEDSKLKEKADKVNRTYEKRHESFKKMYDSYMKSLKLEKELYTMLQDKNVKLKAISDKVKTVNQSYKDIDTEKDKFNEYTKSYNKEKVTFYKEAKIKIKEEK from the coding sequence TTGAAGTATAATAAAATAGCAATTGTAACGGCATTATCTACGATTTTATTAGCAGGGTGTTTTGGCCCAAAACCAGAGGAAGAACTATATGTAGCATTTGAAAATGCTGCAAAGCAAGAAAAAACGATGTTTGAAGACGCGAAAAAATTAGAAGCTATGGAAAAAGAAGGACAAGCATTATACACACAAATTGTGCAAGAAGGAAAGGACAATAATCAAGCTGTGAAAGAAAAGCTTACCCAAGCTATTAAAAATACAGAAGAGCGTGGAAAAATCATTAATAAAGAAAAAGAAGCGTTAAAGAAAGCGCAAGAAGAGATGAAGTCAGTTGATAAATATGTAAAAAAAATTGAGGATAGTAAGTTAAAAGAAAAAGCGGATAAAGTGAATCGTACATATGAAAAACGACATGAATCATTTAAAAAGATGTATGACAGCTACATGAAATCATTAAAATTAGAAAAAGAATTATATACAATGTTACAAGATAAAAATGTAAAATTAAAAGCGATTAGTGATAAAGTGAAAACAGTAAATCAATCTTATAAAGATATCGATACTGAAAAAGATAAGTTTAATGAATATACGAAATCATATAATAAAGAAAAAGTCACTTTCTATAAAGAGGCAAAAATTAAAATTAAAGAAGAAAAATAA
- a CDS encoding phage holin: MFKKENLSDIIRFIAGFLLSLKLLFESFGLTFITHDQIDAIINVASFLFILYFGYKNNYVGKKGIEQKELLKKHNLH; the protein is encoded by the coding sequence ATGTTCAAAAAAGAAAATTTATCGGACATTATACGCTTTATTGCAGGATTTCTTTTATCTTTAAAACTACTATTTGAATCATTTGGATTAACCTTTATTACACATGATCAAATTGATGCTATTATAAATGTCGCGTCATTCTTATTCATTCTATATTTTGGATACAAAAACAACTATGTTGGTAAAAAGGGAATAGAACAGAAAGAATTACTAAAAAAACACAATCTTCACTAA
- a CDS encoding peptidoglycan-N-acetylglucosamine deacetylase, whose product MIDVRSQSQRAPFVRRLVIIALAMSTLAAGFFLFHSFTSPAKAVANQVNIVQMASEQSKVELAKQAPVKFNGQVRKVAYLTFDDGPSEFQKEILDILKKNEIKATFFMIGSNISSHSESVKRLVKEGHYPGVHSMTHNYAKLYKQGQFVEEMKQAQNMVKDITGIHPKLVRCPYGSMPGLNQRLRDQMVVAGMKEWDWTIDSLDWKLPGNPNGVVQNVISGANQDREVILMHEKKQTVQALQTIINDLRKKGYEFETYEESAHFPLNFWHDNRI is encoded by the coding sequence ATGATAGACGTAAGGAGTCAGAGCCAGCGAGCGCCTTTCGTCAGGCGACTGGTAATAATTGCTCTCGCAATGAGTACTCTCGCAGCAGGATTTTTCTTGTTTCACTCCTTTACATCGCCTGCGAAGGCTGTAGCAAATCAAGTGAACATCGTTCAAATGGCTAGTGAACAGTCTAAAGTTGAATTAGCTAAGCAAGCACCGGTGAAATTTAATGGACAAGTACGTAAAGTCGCTTATCTAACATTTGATGATGGACCGAGTGAATTTCAAAAAGAAATTTTAGATATTTTAAAGAAAAATGAAATAAAAGCGACCTTTTTCATGATTGGTAGTAATATTTCATCTCATAGTGAGAGTGTGAAACGTTTAGTAAAGGAAGGACATTATCCCGGTGTTCATAGCATGACACATAATTATGCGAAATTGTATAAACAAGGGCAATTTGTAGAAGAGATGAAACAAGCACAAAATATGGTGAAAGATATTACCGGGATTCATCCAAAACTTGTTCGTTGTCCATATGGTAGTATGCCAGGATTAAATCAAAGGTTACGTGATCAAATGGTAGTCGCAGGTATGAAGGAATGGGATTGGACGATTGATTCTTTGGATTGGAAATTACCAGGAAATCCAAATGGTGTAGTGCAAAATGTAATCTCAGGAGCTAATCAAGACCGAGAAGTGATTTTAATGCACGAGAAGAAACAAACTGTACAAGCTTTACAAACAATTATTAATGATCTTCGTAAAAAAGGATATGAGTTTGAAACATATGAGGAATCAGCTCATTTCCCATTAAATTTTTGGCATGATAATCGCATTTAA
- a CDS encoding GGDEF domain-containing protein yields the protein MKHKGKISGLLLGNTVAVTEWIALQDVIAKMDARSFWTVLIIYIIQMILSYYFGYRYDKKQGEIHERLGIKSNEFMIDFFGKMAALSERNTHKVTVYMISIYEWSELISNLQEKKINQLVKKVENILVNTVRKSDVVACWEENQYVIIAVDNGYENSSIINRFLNNITKELENDMVNITFLFGAASYPIEGRTIEELLNKAKANLYKNRDLKNHKVKL from the coding sequence ATGAAGCACAAAGGGAAAATTAGTGGGTTGTTATTAGGAAATACAGTTGCAGTTACAGAGTGGATTGCTTTGCAGGATGTAATTGCCAAAATGGATGCTCGTTCTTTTTGGACTGTACTTATTATTTATATTATACAAATGATACTCAGTTATTATTTTGGGTATCGCTATGATAAAAAGCAAGGGGAGATCCATGAACGGTTAGGAATAAAAAGCAATGAATTTATGATAGATTTTTTTGGGAAAATGGCCGCCTTGTCAGAAAGGAATACCCACAAAGTTACTGTATACATGATTTCCATTTATGAATGGAGCGAATTAATAAGCAATTTACAAGAGAAAAAAATAAATCAGTTAGTAAAAAAAGTAGAAAATATACTTGTAAATACAGTTCGAAAAAGTGATGTTGTGGCATGTTGGGAAGAAAATCAATATGTAATTATAGCGGTTGATAATGGATATGAAAATTCTAGTATAATCAATCGATTTTTAAATAATATAACGAAAGAATTAGAAAATGATATGGTGAATATTACATTTTTATTTGGAGCTGCTAGTTATCCGATAGAAGGAAGAACAATAGAAGAATTATTAAATAAGGCAAAAGCGAATCTATATAAAAATAGGGACTTAAAAAATCATAAAGTGAAACTTTAA